The Malus domestica chromosome 10, GDT2T_hap1 nucleotide sequence TACAACTCTCTCATATTCAACAACTCTGAAAAATCTGGCATTGTTTCTAATGAAGTGCACAAACCCGCTCGCAAGActttcaaagttgttggtaaatTTGGGATTGCATGTAGGTTTGTGCAATCATCTAAACACAATGTTTCAAGCTTAGAAAGACCAATGAGGCTTGGTAGGCTACAAAAACTATTTTTTCGAAGATCTAAATCTTCTAAAGAAATTAGACTCCCAAGATCCTTCGGGATTTCGTCATCGGTTAAAGTGCAGCATCCAAGATCTAATTTCCGTAACGAGTTTAAGCAATGTAAAGAAGGGGGCAAAAGACTAGTTGATGGTGACTCTTTCACACCATATTGAGATGAAAAACTCAGCTTTAGTATTTGTCTTATGGGTGTGCCATCTGCTGTCTTATGGTAGCTCTGTCCCAAGCCCTCAGCCaagttttcaaatcttgaaCAGCCTTTAAGAAGAAGAGTTTCAACAGACTTGGAATTAAAGAAATTCAGTGGGAGATCCTTGAGATTTTTGCAGCCTTCAAGATTTACCAAAGTAAGTCTTTCAAGATTCCCAATGGATGAGTGAACCTCAGACAAACTCTCACAATCATTCAATATCAATTCCTCGagatttgggagttttgcaaagTCTGGTGTTCGTGCCAGGTTATGGGAATGACTGAGATTAAGAAGCTTCAACTTCTCGAGCAACTATTAGACAAAaggaaaaaccaaaataaacacAAACGGAAAAGAGAAAGCATGAAGTTGGTGCTTATAAAACCTGACAGAAAGAATTAATAATTTGGTTGAGGCCATATCATACCAAATCAGAATCCTCCCAAACTCGTATGAGTTTGCTATAGCTCAGGTCAATAGCAACTAGGTTAGATTGATCAAAATCTTTTGGTAAGAACTCCAGAGGAAAACCATGCCAACACAACCATGTTAACTCTTTGGAAAGATTGTGGTAACTTCCAGTGAGCTTTATGTTATTGAGTTTGAGCAGTCTCAGACTCTGCATGTTTCGAAATGATTCTGCACTGAAGCTAGGCTCGCCAGACTCTTGCATATCTAAAGCGAGTCCTTCAACGTCTTCTGTTCCCTATTACAAACaaacaactaaaaattaaaaataaataaaaataaaaacaaaccaacAACAGCAGCAACAACTGAGGAACTAAGAAAAGGATTATTTGCACGGGAAAAGGTGATTAATTCATATATCAGAACCACAAAGCCCTGAATTGGATGGATGAACCACATGGGAGGTAGACAATTAGACAATCTAGAACATGGGCCTCTCATAGGCAACTTTTATTATATATCTGCTATAATGTGCACATATGTCTCGATAATAACCTTAAGAGTTGTACTTTAAAACTGTCTACATTAGTTAGGTATAACAAATTGTACTTAACAAGAGCAGGACATGTGTGATTCTGTTATTTAATTTGAGATAATTCAATACAATCGGATCCTTTGTTGTCTCTTACAAGTTCCTTTCTCTGCTACATTAGTACGCGCACTTTAACATCTAATTTAATTGCAAAAGTACTTACAGATTCCTTCATCAATACGTCAGTTATATCTTCATTATGCCACAATCTGCTACGTTTTCCAGGATTGTCAGGGGATTCTGCATGCACAATTTCTCTGCCCATGCCTTGAATCAAATCATGCATCATGAGATTGCCTTCTTTATCAACAGTTACAAGGCACTGATCTTGGAGTTCTCGAATCCCTATTTCTGGATAAAACTGACAGCCGTCGAGTACTGTCATAACATAGTCCTTGTTCATTCCAGTAAAGAAACAAGAGATATCAAGGAATATAGCCTTCACATCATCATCAGTTAGTCCATCATAGCTTATTTCAAGTCTTCTGTGAATTTCCCGATAAGGCTGTGATCTTTGCCATTTATCCAGTACAGTTTCCCATTCACTAGTGCTTTTTGTAAGTAGATAAGAACCTAAGACTTCAAGTGCTAGTGGCAAACCTCCACAGCAGCCAACAGCTTTTCTTGAGAGCTCAACATACTCTTCATTAGGATAATTCTTTCTAAAGGCATGCCAACTAAGTAGCTCAAGAGCTTCTTTTTCATTCATTGCTGGCAGAGGACATATCTTATCCACGTCAAGTATCTTTAGCAAATGTTCGTTTCTTGATGTTATAATGATTCTGCTCCCCAGACCAAAGGAGTCAGGTTTTATAGCCAAAGCATCTAATTGTGCTACACTGCCTAAATCATCAATTACGACAAGTACCCTTATGTTGCCTAACCTTTGTTCGATCTCCTTGGTCCCTTCATCCATACTACTTACCACTATGTAGGCCGGTTTCAAGATATCAGAAAGAAGTTGTTCTTGCAAATCAACCAGTTTCTTTTCCCTCACGTTTTGAAGGAAACTTGCACCGGCAAAACTATGATGATGTTTGTTGAAAACGGCTTTTGCAACCGTTGTCTTACCCAGTCCACACATACCCAATATTCCAATTATGCGAACATCATTTGATCCACCAACATCAAAATGCTTACTAATTTCTCGCACGCGAGAATCTATTCCAACTAGGCTGGTGGGTACCTCTATGCATGTGGTTCTGCCCAGTTTTTCAGTGATCCAAGCAATAACGTTCCTGATATAATCCCCTTCATGCCTGGTGGTTAAAATTCACAAAGCAAAAGTAACAATTTATTTTGCAACTTCAAGATTACATTAATTTTTCAGAAATTGATGAGTCAAAATCTCCAGATAccattacaatttattaaactGAAATCTTGGTTGTTAAAATTCAACAAAGCAAAAATGAAAACTTAAGGATGATTTGGTAATCAtttcattttcagtttttagtttttgttttcactttttatAAGATTGAAAACTAAAATCTTATTTAGTAACTACTTTCAATTTTCAGTTCACATTttattcagtttttatttttgtttttgtttttgttttctctttttataaaaCTGAGAACAGtaaacaaaaaagtaaaaactgaAAGCCAAAttgcaaaaattgaaaaccaaaaacagaaaaactTCACTATTTTGGTTttcattatttctttttttttttaactcaaaaCCAAAAGTGTTGTCAAACAagattttaacttttagttttcaaaaaagtaaaaactgaaaacgaaatAGTTATTTAAAATTAGGATTAATATCAATTTATtactttgaagtttttttgttttcaacatttcatacataaaaaaaattttatcCCATCTGTAgctaaaatcataatttttggACATTTTCATAAATTCGTTAAATTTTCAGTCAGAACCTCCATTAATTGATGACGTGACATCCACATGAACAATGATTATGAACTATGTGTCAATATAACCCATGTGGGttttaaaaaactaaataaaaaaaaatt carries:
- the LOC103409920 gene encoding disease resistance protein RUN1; its protein translation is MCGLGKTTVAKAVFNKHHHSFAGASFLQNVREKKLVDLQEQLLSDILKPAYIVVSSMDEGTKEIEQRLGNIRVLVVIDDLGSVAQLDALAIKPDSFGLGSRIIITSRNEHLLKILDVDKICPLPAMNEKEALELLSWHAFRKNYPNEEYVELSRKAVGCCGGLPLALEVLGSYLLTKSTSEWETVLDKWQRSQPYREIHRRLEISYDGLTDDDVKAIFLDISCFFTGMNKDYVMTVLDGCQFYPEIGIRELQDQCLVTVDKEGNLMMHDLIQGMGREIVHAESPDNPGKRSRLWHNEDITDVLMKESGTEDVEGLALDMQESGEPSFSAESFRNMQSLRLLKLNNIKLTGSYHNLSKELTWLCWHGFPLEFLPKDFDQSNLVAIDLSYSKLIRVWEDSDLLLEKLKLLNLSHSHNLARTPDFAKLPNLEELILNDCESLSEVHSSIGNLERLTLVNLEGCKNLKDLPLNFFNSKSVETLLLKGCSRFENLAEGLGQSYHKTADGTPIRQILKLSFSSQYGVKESPSTSLLPPSLHCLNSLRKLDLGCCTLTDDEIPKDLGSLISLEDLDLRKNSFCSLPSLIGLSKLETLCLDDCTNLHAIPNLPTTLKVLRAGLCTSLETMPDFSELLNMRELYLSHSCKLTEIPGSDMSLNSMTRIHLEGCINLTADFRKNILQGWTSCGYGGIFLNGNYIPDWFDFVKGDLVSFHIPLIFGHNFSGLTLCCIYSSKKQREGPLGIIVINKTKRTALLARITYASVPTSCTLDDHYLWQGQISNHVLSLQGGDKVDIVVMPVETADASVRVKKVGVNLVWDKFMKENMHNSDFRLYDFGLHPDWLLGADGYEGISRELRSNYLDVAIHPVGMDSRVQEISNYLDVGGSNDVRIIGIWGMGGLGKTIVAKVIFNKYQHMFYGRSFLPNVRKDKVLVDSQNKLLSDILRSGNMKVSGVDEGTQEIKRRLGNKRVLVIVDDVDSDAQLDALAIKHDSFGPGSRIIITTRDQDLLKILNLEAICRVQEMNKEEALELFSWHAFKKNYPGEEYVELSRKAVGYCGGLPLALEVLGSCLHTKSRSEWKTELDKWERLQPYFTFNGMDYSTEKYPRRELQLKGPRPMPLKIHRDSHKINKPPFAYPRRELQLKGPRPTPLKIHRNSHKINKPPFVYPRRELQLKGPRPTPLKIHRNSHKINQSPFVYPRRELQLKGPRPTPLKIHT